The proteins below come from a single Terriglobales bacterium genomic window:
- a CDS encoding type II toxin-antitoxin system RelE/ParE family toxin, producing the protein MPLEVVWSALARRRLQEIRDYVALDKPQAAARLATRLVAITELLPANPHLGRPGAHSGVRELVVPDTPYILIYRLQKRRIVISTIVHGAQRRRR; encoded by the coding sequence TTGCCGCTAGAGGTTGTCTGGTCAGCGTTGGCCAGACGAAGACTCCAAGAGATTCGGGATTATGTTGCCTTGGACAAGCCTCAAGCTGCCGCCAGACTGGCAACACGCTTAGTGGCGATCACGGAGTTGCTGCCGGCGAATCCGCATTTGGGAAGGCCTGGCGCGCACTCTGGAGTGCGCGAGCTGGTAGTTCCCGATACGCCATACATTCTGATTTACCGCCTTCAGAAGCGGCGTATTGTCATCAGCACAATCGTCCATGGAGCTCAACGCCGAAGACGTTGA
- a CDS encoding glycosyltransferase, protein MPAFLPALLSFAVLAPHSLAHYFKTHFGDTTFKGLYVPNAFDLALLIPYFVVLIILASYGIHRYVLVYLYYKHRRNRADEPDHRFSELPRVTVQLPIFNEQFVIDRLVDAVCKMEYPREKLEIQVLDDSTDETVEVANAVVQRYAALGYPISYHHRTNRHGFKAGALQDGMKSAKGEFIAIFDADFVPPPDWLMRVVHHFADPEIGMVQTRWTHLNRDYSFLTNVEAILLDGHFILEHGGRSRSRAFFNFNGTAGMWRRQAIEDAGGWQHDTLTEDTDLSYRSQLKGWKFKYLQNVECPAELPIEMTAFKTQQARWAKGLIQTAKKILPAVMRSDVPFRIKLEAWYHLTANISYPFMVVLSTLLLPAMIIRFYQGWFQMLLIDLPLFMASTFSISSFYLVSQKELFPKRWPKTFLYLPFLMALGIGLTVTNTRAVLEALFGVQSAFKRTPKYRVQAKGEKSVAARKYRKRLGVVPWIELAIGTYFAAAVYYAISNENYITVPFLIIFVIGYWYTGLMSLLQGRFDRLTSLGEPHTKPFPVGV, encoded by the coding sequence ATGCCCGCTTTCCTTCCTGCTTTGTTGAGCTTTGCCGTGCTGGCGCCGCATAGCCTCGCGCACTATTTCAAGACTCATTTTGGCGATACGACGTTCAAGGGCCTGTATGTCCCAAACGCTTTTGACCTTGCGTTGTTAATCCCTTATTTCGTCGTTCTCATCATCCTCGCCTCGTACGGCATACATCGGTATGTGCTGGTTTACCTCTATTACAAGCACCGCAGGAACCGGGCGGACGAGCCGGACCACCGTTTTTCCGAGCTGCCGCGAGTCACAGTTCAGCTTCCGATTTTCAACGAGCAGTTTGTGATCGATCGATTGGTCGATGCCGTCTGCAAGATGGAGTATCCGCGGGAGAAGCTGGAGATCCAGGTACTCGACGACTCGACTGACGAGACCGTCGAAGTCGCAAATGCGGTGGTGCAGCGCTATGCCGCACTGGGTTATCCGATTTCGTATCATCACCGCACAAACCGGCATGGATTCAAGGCCGGCGCTTTGCAGGATGGAATGAAATCAGCGAAGGGCGAATTTATCGCCATCTTCGACGCCGACTTCGTGCCCCCTCCCGATTGGCTCATGCGTGTGGTGCATCATTTCGCCGATCCCGAAATTGGAATGGTGCAGACGCGATGGACGCACCTGAACCGCGATTATTCATTCCTTACCAACGTCGAAGCCATTCTGCTCGATGGGCACTTCATCCTCGAACACGGTGGCCGCTCCCGCAGCCGGGCCTTCTTCAATTTCAACGGCACGGCAGGCATGTGGCGTCGGCAGGCCATTGAAGACGCCGGCGGGTGGCAGCATGACACGCTTACTGAAGACACCGATCTCTCTTATCGTTCGCAGCTCAAAGGATGGAAATTTAAGTACCTGCAAAATGTCGAGTGTCCTGCCGAACTGCCAATCGAGATGACGGCGTTCAAGACGCAACAGGCGCGCTGGGCCAAGGGACTGATCCAGACCGCCAAGAAAATTCTGCCGGCGGTAATGCGCTCTGACGTTCCATTCCGGATCAAGCTCGAAGCCTGGTACCACTTGACGGCCAACATCAGCTATCCGTTCATGGTCGTGCTCTCGACGTTGCTGTTGCCGGCGATGATCATTCGCTTCTATCAAGGATGGTTCCAGATGCTGCTGATCGATCTGCCGCTGTTTATGGCGTCGACGTTTTCGATCTCGTCGTTTTATCTCGTCTCGCAGAAGGAGTTGTTTCCGAAGCGCTGGCCGAAGACATTCTTGTACCTGCCATTTCTGATGGCGCTGGGTATTGGGTTGACGGTGACGAATACGCGGGCAGTTCTAGAAGCGCTGTTTGGTGTGCAATCGGCGTTCAAGCGCACGCCAAAGTATCGCGTGCAGGCGAAAGGCGAGAAGTCGGTCGCCGCTCGGAAATATCGCAAGAGACTCGGCGTAGTGCCATGGATTGAACTCGCCATCGGCACGTACTTCGCTGCTGCCGTGTACTACGCGATTTCAAACGAGAACTACATTACCGTCCCATTCCTGATCATCTTCGTGATCGGCTATTGGTACACGGGGCTGATGTCACTGCTGCAGGGACGATTCGATCGGCTCACGAGCTTGGGCGAGCCCCACACGAAGCCTTTCCCAGTGGGTGTGTAA
- the araA gene encoding L-arabinose isomerase, with product MIDLKKLEAWFVTGSQHLYGEETLKQVAAHSQQIAQYLSQSPSIPVKVVFKPVLTTPESIYQLCLEANNTPNCIGLITWMHTFSPAKMWISGLKALQRPFAHLHTQFNRDLPWSTIDMDFMNLNQSAHGDREFGFLGSRARKRRKVIVGFWRDQEVATELATWLRAASAWHDTQRLKVARFGDNMRKVAVTEGDKVEAQMRFGYSVNGYGVGDLVDRFGKVSDSDIDKLISTYEQSYTVAEPLRIRGEKRASLREAARIELSLRNFLEEGDFKAFTDTFEDLHGLAQLPGIAVQRLMADGYGFGAEGDWKTAALVRAMKVMSAGLKGGTSFMEDYTYDFGNGGKVLGAHMLEICLSIAADRPSMEIHPLGIGGKADPVRLVFNAQAGPAVNASIVDMGDRFRMIVNEVDTIAPEHPLPKLPVARAVWIPRPNLKVGAAAWILAGGAHHTGFSHALTSQHLEDFAAMADIEFLLIDSGTTVRSFENEIRWNDMYYGVMRR from the coding sequence ATGATCGATCTTAAGAAGCTGGAAGCCTGGTTCGTTACTGGAAGTCAGCACCTCTATGGGGAAGAAACCCTGAAGCAAGTCGCTGCGCATTCTCAGCAGATCGCGCAATATCTTTCGCAATCGCCCTCAATTCCAGTGAAGGTTGTTTTCAAGCCGGTGCTCACGACACCGGAATCGATTTATCAACTTTGTCTTGAGGCGAACAACACGCCCAACTGTATCGGGCTGATCACGTGGATGCACACGTTTTCGCCAGCCAAGATGTGGATTTCCGGATTGAAAGCGCTGCAACGGCCATTCGCCCACCTCCACACGCAATTCAACCGCGACTTGCCGTGGTCTACGATCGACATGGATTTTATGAACCTGAATCAGTCAGCGCATGGTGATCGCGAGTTCGGGTTCCTGGGCAGCCGAGCGCGCAAGCGGCGAAAGGTGATTGTTGGCTTTTGGCGGGATCAGGAGGTTGCCACCGAACTGGCGACTTGGCTGAGGGCTGCCAGTGCATGGCACGACACTCAGCGCCTTAAAGTCGCCCGTTTCGGCGACAACATGCGGAAGGTCGCTGTCACCGAAGGTGACAAAGTAGAAGCGCAGATGCGCTTCGGATACTCGGTGAACGGATACGGAGTGGGTGACCTCGTCGATCGGTTCGGCAAAGTCTCGGACTCGGACATCGATAAGCTAATTTCCACCTACGAACAGTCCTATACCGTTGCCGAGCCGCTTCGCATCCGCGGCGAAAAACGCGCCTCACTTCGCGAAGCTGCGCGCATTGAGCTGAGCCTGCGAAATTTCCTCGAGGAGGGAGATTTCAAAGCCTTCACGGATACCTTTGAAGACCTGCACGGGCTCGCGCAGCTTCCAGGTATTGCCGTGCAACGCCTCATGGCGGACGGATACGGCTTCGGCGCGGAGGGCGACTGGAAGACCGCCGCGCTGGTCCGCGCTATGAAAGTTATGAGTGCCGGGCTCAAAGGCGGGACTTCCTTCATGGAGGACTACACCTACGATTTTGGCAATGGGGGCAAGGTTCTCGGCGCCCATATGCTCGAAATTTGCCTGTCGATTGCGGCCGACCGGCCTTCGATGGAAATTCATCCTCTCGGCATCGGCGGCAAGGCCGATCCCGTGCGACTCGTCTTCAACGCCCAGGCCGGACCGGCGGTAAACGCCTCCATTGTGGACATGGGCGACCGCTTTCGCATGATCGTCAACGAAGTCGATACGATCGCTCCCGAACATCCATTGCCCAAGCTGCCTGTGGCCCGCGCGGTCTGGATTCCCAGGCCGAACCTCAAAGTCGGCGCGGCAGCATGGATCCTGGCTGGGGGTGCACATCACACCGGTTTCAGCCATGCTCTGACGTCGCAGCATTTGGAAGACTTCGCCGCCATGGCCGACATTGAGTTCTTGTTAATCGACAGCGGCACGACGGTGCGTTCATTCGAAAACGAAATACGTTGGAATGACATGTACTACGGCGTGATGCGGCGCTAA
- a CDS encoding aldo/keto reductase, translated as MEFRQLGNSGLKVPVLSFGTGTFGGRGEFFKAWGSTDVKEATRLVDICLEAGVNFFDTADIYSHGASEEILGKAVAGRRGSVLISTKASFRMGEGPNDLGSSRYHLIQACEASLRRLGTDYIDVYHLHGFDLTTPIEETLQTLNTLVQSGKVRYIACSNFSGWHLMKSLAIAERYGWPRYVAHQAYYSLIGREYEWELLPLAIDQRIGTIVWSPLGWGRLTGKIRRNQPLPKVSRLHSTAEQGPPVDDEYLYKVVDVLDDIARETGKTVPQIALNWLLQRPTVANVIIGARNEEQLRQNLAAVGWNLSTEQVERLNAASYRVPIYPYWHQVQFVERNPLAAFAA; from the coding sequence ATGGAATTCAGACAGCTCGGCAATTCTGGTTTGAAGGTTCCGGTTCTCAGCTTTGGCACCGGAACCTTTGGTGGGCGCGGCGAATTTTTCAAAGCCTGGGGCAGCACCGACGTGAAAGAGGCCACGCGATTGGTGGACATCTGTCTCGAAGCCGGAGTGAACTTCTTCGACACTGCAGACATTTACTCCCACGGTGCGTCGGAAGAGATTCTCGGCAAGGCGGTCGCTGGCCGCCGCGGTTCAGTGCTGATTTCCACCAAAGCGAGCTTCCGCATGGGAGAAGGTCCCAACGACCTCGGTTCTTCGCGCTATCACCTGATTCAAGCCTGCGAAGCCAGCCTGCGCCGACTCGGCACCGATTACATCGACGTCTACCACCTCCACGGCTTCGACCTCACGACTCCGATTGAAGAAACGCTCCAGACGCTGAATACTCTGGTGCAGTCCGGCAAAGTGCGCTACATCGCCTGTTCCAACTTTTCCGGATGGCATCTGATGAAATCGCTAGCCATTGCCGAGAGATATGGATGGCCGCGCTATGTCGCTCATCAGGCTTATTATTCGCTCATCGGACGCGAGTACGAATGGGAGCTCCTGCCGCTCGCCATCGATCAAAGGATAGGAACCATCGTGTGGAGTCCGCTCGGCTGGGGACGCCTCACCGGCAAAATCCGCCGCAACCAGCCGCTGCCCAAAGTCAGCCGCCTGCACTCAACCGCCGAACAAGGACCTCCAGTCGACGACGAATATCTCTACAAAGTTGTCGACGTGCTCGACGACATCGCGCGCGAAACCGGAAAGACCGTTCCCCAGATCGCGCTGAACTGGCTGCTGCAGCGCCCGACTGTGGCGAACGTGATCATCGGCGCACGCAACGAAGAACAACTCCGCCAGAACCTGGCTGCAGTCGGATGGAACCTGAGCACGGAACAAGTCGAACGGTTAAACGCAGCAAGCTATCGGGTGCCGATTTATCCATACTGGCATCAGGTGCAGTTCGTCGAACGAAATCCGCTCGCCGCCTTTGCTGCTTGA
- a CDS encoding metalloregulator ArsR/SmtB family transcription factor, translating to MRIRSVTDSRDAVFQALADPTRRAVLDLLRSGSQPAGQIARAFPISRPAISKHLQLLGRAHLVTGERRGRHRYYGLNAAPLASVDSWLNEYRTFWKSSLAGLRTFVEAENKSKAQGTSTARDTNAQRNERPQNHRGTRR from the coding sequence ATGCGTATCCGTTCGGTTACAGATTCGCGGGACGCTGTTTTCCAGGCACTGGCCGATCCCACGCGACGCGCCGTGCTTGACTTGCTTCGCTCTGGCAGCCAACCGGCCGGCCAGATCGCGCGGGCTTTTCCCATTTCGCGCCCAGCGATTTCCAAACACCTGCAGCTGCTCGGTCGTGCGCATCTCGTTACAGGAGAGCGCAGAGGACGCCACCGCTACTACGGGCTGAACGCCGCTCCGCTCGCGTCGGTTGACTCGTGGCTTAACGAATATCGAACGTTTTGGAAATCGAGCCTCGCAGGTCTCAGGACGTTCGTCGAAGCGGAGAACAAATCCAAAGCACAGGGCACGAGTACTGCACGCGACACAAATGCGCAGCGCAACGAACGTCCGCAGAACCACAGGGGAACCCGCCGATGA
- a CDS encoding SRPBCC domain-containing protein, producing MTSSSERAQQDAVTAEIEIAASPERVFQALIDPAQVPQWWGGEGAGQVYRCTNFEADLRVGGKWRSSGITGNGNFEVSGEFLELDPPRVVSYSWVASWTGTAKTTVRWELIPIQNGTLVRLRHSGLAAHPEIARAYQGWPRMLHWLQSYLEPNRPR from the coding sequence ATGACATCCAGCTCCGAACGTGCCCAGCAAGATGCCGTTACCGCAGAAATCGAGATCGCCGCTTCGCCCGAGCGCGTCTTCCAAGCCTTGATCGACCCGGCGCAGGTTCCGCAATGGTGGGGAGGAGAAGGAGCCGGACAGGTCTACCGCTGTACGAACTTTGAAGCCGACCTGCGTGTCGGAGGCAAATGGCGCAGCTCCGGCATCACCGGTAATGGGAACTTCGAGGTAAGCGGCGAATTCCTGGAACTCGATCCGCCGCGTGTTGTGTCGTATTCCTGGGTAGCGAGCTGGACGGGCACCGCCAAAACCACGGTCCGCTGGGAGCTCATCCCGATCCAAAATGGAACGTTAGTCAGACTCCGCCACAGTGGCTTGGCCGCTCACCCAGAGATCGCCCGCGCGTATCAAGGCTGGCCCCGAATGCTGCATTGGCTGCAGAGCTATTTAGAACCGAACCGTCCGCGATAG
- a CDS encoding MFS transporter, whose product MFTEAQISPRSVLPMQLAFSLTGVGTTLLGSLLPTLSVNCRLDDRRAGFLFAAQFCGSALGALLVGSRFFRSALRGYLLLVISALSIAFVRGQARMLLFFTFGLGLGLAMTSTSMWMGKVFPARRGAVLSVLNAWWCFGAVISAPLASIWVRRFSPEYFYPVLGAAIIVTLIPVFGRHRAAVDAEPDHESRLSEIEWKRVAIFALIAFLYVGSETSVGGWLMSYVHRLAVSNTLLAPLATSCFWLALLCGRTVSPWLLRRTDELQLLTASILGAFLSVLMFLLLRTPLVTVFSATCTGLMLGPIFPLCMARILALMHDSPKSKWTFSLSGIGAATLPALTGEVSTRAGSLHSGLLVPAFALLLMSVMVMFDRAARPKAVAAQAKAR is encoded by the coding sequence ATGTTTACTGAGGCACAAATCAGTCCGCGCAGCGTCTTGCCGATGCAGTTGGCCTTTAGCCTTACTGGCGTCGGGACGACGCTTCTCGGTTCCTTACTCCCGACGCTGAGCGTGAATTGCCGGCTCGATGACCGCCGCGCAGGATTTCTCTTTGCCGCCCAGTTCTGTGGATCGGCCCTGGGCGCTCTGCTGGTCGGCTCACGCTTTTTTCGAAGCGCCCTGCGCGGTTATCTGCTGCTGGTGATCAGCGCTCTCTCGATTGCATTCGTGCGCGGTCAGGCGCGGATGCTCCTGTTTTTTACCTTTGGCCTCGGTCTTGGGCTCGCCATGACGTCCACCAGCATGTGGATGGGCAAAGTGTTTCCGGCTCGTCGCGGCGCCGTGCTTTCTGTTCTCAACGCCTGGTGGTGCTTCGGCGCGGTGATCTCGGCCCCGCTTGCGTCCATCTGGGTCAGGCGATTTTCGCCTGAGTACTTCTATCCGGTATTGGGAGCCGCGATCATCGTCACGCTAATCCCGGTCTTCGGCCGACACCGAGCTGCCGTCGATGCGGAACCGGATCATGAGAGCCGTCTGAGCGAGATCGAATGGAAGCGGGTGGCAATTTTTGCCCTGATAGCGTTTCTGTACGTCGGAAGTGAGACCTCCGTGGGCGGGTGGTTGATGAGCTACGTTCATCGTCTTGCGGTCTCGAATACTCTTCTGGCTCCGCTTGCGACCTCGTGCTTCTGGCTGGCGCTTTTGTGTGGACGCACAGTGTCCCCGTGGCTACTGCGCCGCACGGATGAGCTGCAGCTGCTTACCGCCTCTATTCTGGGCGCCTTCCTGAGTGTCCTTATGTTTCTGCTGTTGCGAACACCTCTCGTAACGGTGTTCAGCGCGACGTGTACCGGGCTCATGCTTGGGCCGATCTTCCCTCTTTGCATGGCGAGGATTCTGGCCCTCATGCACGATTCGCCAAAATCGAAGTGGACTTTCTCGCTTTCAGGGATTGGAGCTGCCACTCTGCCGGCCCTGACCGGGGAAGTCTCCACACGCGCCGGGTCACTCCATTCCGGACTGCTCGTACCGGCATTTGCGTTATTGCTAATGAGCGTGATGGTGATGTTCGATCGCGCAGCCAGGCCGAAAGCAGTTGCAGCACAGGCCAAAGCGCGCTAG
- a CDS encoding ABC transporter permease: protein MSPEELQLEEQKAAEHHQSTMERIRSFEQTLESATKTMVFGEIAKLAVDSFRSSKVRFALTALGMVIGTASLILVVTIGLTGKQYILNQIQAIGANMIYAYYEGGSNSSFSTVQKDELTEDDERAVRNEVPDIIASSPMIELHDRISVGEGRERDLLVLGVSAEYETVRNLLIPSGRFFDSEESQTRTKVACVTVQLARRLYGNEDSAVGQTIKISNLPFTIIGTFKERVETFGQSEIAEDTILIPYTVAKYFTGTDAVKQLFFSMADASEVDRATQEIHRVLQSRHRAQSVYHVENLQQLLSVAAQTANALTVVLLLIATVTLVVSGVGIMNIMLANVRSRIREIGIRKAVGATRQEIRLQFLTEAVFISLTGGLLGTIIGLCVPLSVRFFSEYRIPISGLSAIIAILVASGVGIIFGTVPATRAAQMDTVEALRYE from the coding sequence ATGTCCCCTGAAGAGCTGCAACTCGAAGAGCAGAAGGCGGCTGAGCATCATCAGAGCACGATGGAGCGCATCCGCTCGTTCGAGCAGACGCTGGAGAGCGCGACCAAGACGATGGTCTTCGGAGAGATCGCCAAGCTGGCGGTCGATTCCTTCCGCTCCAGCAAAGTTCGCTTCGCGCTCACCGCGCTCGGCATGGTGATCGGCACCGCCTCGCTGATTCTGGTCGTGACCATCGGCCTTACCGGAAAGCAGTACATCCTGAATCAAATTCAGGCGATCGGCGCCAACATGATCTACGCTTATTACGAAGGCGGCAGCAACTCTTCTTTCAGCACAGTTCAGAAAGACGAGCTCACGGAAGATGACGAACGCGCCGTTCGCAACGAAGTTCCAGACATCATTGCGTCCTCTCCGATGATCGAACTGCACGATCGAATTTCCGTGGGGGAGGGAAGAGAGCGCGACCTGCTGGTACTTGGCGTTTCGGCGGAATACGAGACAGTGCGTAATCTGCTGATTCCTTCTGGTAGATTCTTTGACTCCGAAGAATCGCAGACGCGCACCAAAGTTGCCTGCGTCACTGTCCAGCTTGCACGGCGACTCTACGGCAATGAAGATTCTGCGGTGGGACAGACCATTAAGATCAGCAATCTACCGTTCACGATTATTGGAACGTTTAAAGAACGCGTAGAGACATTTGGTCAATCCGAAATTGCAGAAGACACCATTCTCATTCCGTACACCGTAGCCAAGTACTTCACCGGAACCGACGCGGTGAAGCAACTGTTCTTCTCGATGGCTGATGCCAGCGAAGTAGATCGAGCGACTCAGGAAATCCACCGAGTTCTGCAATCGCGCCATCGTGCGCAATCGGTGTATCACGTCGAAAACCTGCAACAATTGCTTTCTGTGGCTGCGCAGACCGCAAACGCTTTGACGGTCGTGCTGTTGCTGATTGCTACGGTCACACTGGTTGTAAGCGGCGTGGGAATTATGAACATCATGCTCGCGAATGTGCGCTCGCGCATTCGCGAGATTGGCATTCGCAAAGCAGTCGGTGCTACCCGTCAGGAGATTCGACTGCAGTTCCTCACCGAAGCAGTATTCATCTCTCTCACCGGTGGGCTGCTGGGGACTATCATCGGGCTCTGCGTGCCTCTTTCGGTCCGCTTCTTTAGCGAATACAGAATCCCCATTTCGGGACTCTCGGCAATCATCGCCATCCTTGTGGCCTCGGGCGTGGGCATTATCTTCGGTACGGTACCGGCCACCCGCGCAGCGCAGATGGACACGGTTGAGGCATTAAGGTACGAGTAA
- the dinB gene encoding DNA polymerase IV — protein sequence MDQRIIFHLDMDAFFVSVEELLDPSLKGKPVIVGGAKDQRGVVAAASYAARKFGVHSAMPLRTAAKLCPDGIYLDGHPHLYREYSGKVHTILCRFSPKVEMASVDEAYLDMTGTARLLGPPLRSADVLHQQIKSELNLNCSIGIGTARVVAKIASDLAKPNGVLFVWPGHEARLFADLPVRKMPGIGKVSEARLHELGIRTFADLTAREDLDHHFGAYGAAMVGKARGEDAGGWFDEEIGESTAKSISHEHTYGEDTANLQILETTLARLTEMVCRRLREQQFEARTIQLKLRYSDFTTITRAHSVPEPTSSDHVILTNIRKLFHDNWKPGAKVRLLGVHVSGFDSTPASLSFDFATPDRWNKALSAADRLRDKFGDAAVHLGSALKANIRERTHENPAGVPGKNKKQNGEHEGH from the coding sequence ATGGATCAGCGCATCATCTTCCACCTCGACATGGACGCCTTCTTCGTCTCGGTCGAAGAGCTGCTCGATCCATCGCTCAAGGGTAAACCCGTCATCGTAGGCGGAGCCAAGGATCAGCGCGGCGTTGTAGCAGCGGCTTCTTACGCTGCTCGCAAATTCGGCGTGCATTCTGCTATGCCGCTGCGTACTGCGGCGAAGCTCTGTCCTGATGGCATCTATCTTGACGGACATCCTCATCTTTATCGCGAGTATTCAGGTAAGGTGCACACGATCCTCTGCCGCTTCTCTCCCAAAGTGGAAATGGCCTCTGTAGACGAAGCTTATCTTGATATGACCGGCACCGCGCGACTGCTCGGTCCGCCATTGAGGTCGGCGGACGTTCTGCATCAGCAAATCAAAAGCGAGCTGAATCTGAACTGCTCGATCGGAATTGGCACTGCGCGAGTTGTTGCCAAAATTGCCTCTGACTTGGCGAAGCCGAACGGCGTGCTCTTCGTCTGGCCCGGACACGAGGCCCGGCTCTTTGCCGATCTGCCGGTGCGCAAGATGCCGGGAATCGGCAAAGTCTCAGAAGCGCGTTTACATGAACTCGGCATTCGCACTTTTGCCGATCTCACCGCACGCGAAGATCTCGATCATCACTTCGGCGCATACGGCGCCGCGATGGTGGGCAAAGCTCGCGGCGAAGACGCAGGCGGATGGTTCGACGAAGAAATCGGCGAGAGCACGGCAAAATCAATCAGCCACGAGCACACGTATGGCGAGGACACCGCGAACCTGCAAATCCTCGAAACCACGCTCGCTCGATTGACCGAAATGGTCTGCCGGCGCCTACGAGAACAGCAATTCGAAGCGCGCACTATTCAACTCAAACTGCGCTATTCCGACTTCACGACGATCACGCGCGCGCATTCAGTACCAGAGCCCACGAGCAGCGATCACGTAATCCTCACGAATATTCGCAAGCTCTTTCACGACAACTGGAAGCCTGGAGCCAAAGTGCGTCTGTTAGGAGTGCATGTTTCAGGCTTCGACAGCACTCCAGCATCGCTGTCCTTCGATTTCGCGACTCCCGATCGTTGGAATAAAGCCCTTTCAGCGGCCGATCGACTGCGCGATAAATTCGGAGACGCGGCCGTCCACCTCGGCAGCGCGCTGAAGGCAAACATCCGCGAACGCACGCACGAAAATCCCGCGGGCGTACCTGGAAAGAACAAAAAACAGAACGGCGAACACGAAGGTCACTAA